A single window of Thiohalobacter sp. DNA harbors:
- a CDS encoding HD domain-containing phosphohydrolase, protein MNRNAVRPVLFSLALLVLLVALGIWGLFAYIQLEQRRDLADWQQRLGMLADDRVADIEAWVQAQFAPLDELANNASLQLYVSQLGLAGTPESGSVEPAQLGYLRNLIVASAERAGYLAPMPQVPANLPPSTRTGLAVLDGRGNLRVATPGFPTLGAQEQALVERVLADNRAALQALPVATDGSLRVAFAVPVPAVQGLGTPDRPVGVLLGIRRADTELLPRLQRSSRLAKETRSLLVTLEDNLVVLLGPLADGSRPGERRLALDTPGVAATELMRKPGGFGLYRDHHGHEVLATSRPVPSLPWVLIQQTDAAAALRESREHARFLLSVFGLALALVAIGLVAAWRHGSSIRAQAMNEELRRKSQALETQTHLLHAVTDNIQDFICLLDEQGRLLFANQALARTLDVSPPDLRGKDLASVLGPDTARRLEDWMRSPQEEGQVIDLDVAGRRGRYQCVVQALPDQPDLRSARLVVLHDVTELEEAQRKRARQLTQLVQALMRAVDKYDPYSADHSARTARVAVAIGKALELPARDLQTLELAASLANVGKIFVPKEILTKTGPLTPEEQAILQQHVKYSLDILSTIEFDGPVLETIAQKQEHLDGSGYPRGLTGDRILLTAKILAVANAFVALVSPRAYRDAVDVETALSRLLEESGSKYDRHVVAALFHIAENRRDELDAQGEG, encoded by the coding sequence GTGAACCGAAACGCCGTTCGACCCGTCCTGTTCAGCCTGGCCCTGCTGGTCCTGCTGGTGGCACTGGGCATCTGGGGTCTGTTTGCCTACATCCAGCTCGAACAGCGCCGCGACCTGGCCGACTGGCAGCAGCGGCTGGGCATGCTGGCCGATGATCGCGTCGCCGACATCGAGGCCTGGGTGCAGGCACAGTTTGCACCGCTGGACGAACTGGCGAACAACGCTTCCCTGCAGCTCTACGTCTCGCAGCTCGGACTGGCCGGCACGCCCGAGTCCGGCTCGGTGGAACCGGCCCAGCTCGGCTACCTGCGCAACCTGATCGTCGCCAGCGCCGAGCGCGCGGGCTACCTGGCGCCAATGCCGCAGGTGCCGGCCAACCTGCCGCCGAGCACCCGTACCGGGCTGGCCGTGCTCGATGGCCGCGGCAACCTGCGGGTGGCAACGCCCGGCTTTCCCACCCTCGGAGCCCAGGAACAGGCGCTGGTGGAACGGGTACTGGCCGACAACCGGGCCGCCCTGCAGGCCCTGCCGGTGGCGACCGACGGCAGCCTGCGCGTCGCCTTCGCCGTGCCCGTGCCCGCGGTGCAGGGCCTGGGCACGCCGGACCGTCCGGTGGGCGTGCTGCTCGGCATCCGCCGCGCCGACACCGAGCTGCTGCCACGCCTGCAACGGAGCAGCCGGCTGGCGAAGGAAACCCGCAGCCTGCTGGTGACGCTGGAGGACAATCTGGTGGTACTGCTCGGCCCGCTGGCCGACGGCAGCCGGCCCGGCGAACGACGCCTGGCCCTGGACACGCCGGGTGTGGCGGCGACCGAGCTGATGCGCAAGCCGGGTGGTTTTGGCCTCTACCGCGACCACCATGGCCACGAGGTACTGGCCACCAGCCGGCCGGTGCCCAGCCTGCCGTGGGTGCTGATCCAGCAGACCGACGCGGCAGCCGCCCTGCGCGAGTCCCGCGAGCACGCCCGCTTCCTGTTGTCCGTGTTCGGACTGGCGCTGGCGCTGGTCGCCATCGGCCTGGTGGCGGCCTGGCGGCACGGCAGTTCCATCCGCGCCCAGGCCATGAACGAGGAACTGCGGCGCAAGAGCCAGGCGCTGGAGACCCAGACCCACCTGCTGCATGCCGTCACCGACAACATCCAGGACTTCATCTGTCTGCTGGACGAGCAGGGCCGGCTGCTGTTCGCCAACCAGGCCCTGGCACGGACACTGGACGTGAGTCCCCCGGACCTGCGCGGCAAGGACCTGGCCAGCGTGCTGGGCCCGGATACCGCGCGCCGGCTGGAAGACTGGATGCGGTCGCCGCAGGAGGAAGGGCAGGTCATCGATCTGGACGTCGCCGGCCGCCGCGGCCGCTACCAGTGCGTGGTGCAAGCCCTGCCCGACCAGCCCGACCTGCGTTCAGCGCGGCTGGTGGTGCTGCATGACGTCACCGAACTGGAAGAGGCGCAACGCAAGCGCGCGCGCCAGCTCACCCAGTTGGTGCAGGCGCTGATGCGCGCCGTGGACAAGTACGACCCCTACTCCGCCGACCACTCGGCGCGCACCGCACGCGTGGCCGTGGCCATTGGCAAGGCACTGGAACTGCCGGCGCGCGACCTGCAGACCCTGGAGCTGGCCGCCAGCCTGGCCAACGTGGGCAAGATCTTCGTGCCCAAGGAGATCCTCACCAAGACCGGACCCCTCACCCCCGAGGAACAGGCCATCTTGCAGCAACACGTGAAGTACTCGCTGGACATCCTGTCCACCATCGAGTTCGACGGGCCGGTGCTGGAAACCATCGCCCAGAAGCAGGAACACCTCGACGGCAGCGGCTATCCCAGGGGACTGACCGGGGACCGGATCCTGCTCACCGCGAAGATCCTGGCCGTGGCCAATGCCTTCGTGGCACTGGTCAGCCCGCGTGCCTACCGCGATGCCGTGGACGTGGAGACGGCGCTGTCGCGGCTGCTCGAGGAAAGCGGCAGCAAGTACGACCGGCATGTGGTGGCCGCCCTGTTCCATATCGCGGAGAACCGCCGCGACGAGCTGGACGCGCAGGGGGAAGGCTGA
- a CDS encoding 2-isopropylmalate synthase yields MNQDKLIIFDTTLRDGEQSPGASMTRDEKVRIAKALERMRVDVIEAGFPIASPGDFEAVQAVAQAVRESTVCGLARALDRDIDRAGEALKDAASARIHTFIATSPIHMKMKLRMSPDQVVEQAVHAVKRARQYTDNVEFSPEDAGRSEIDFLCRVIEAVIDAGARTVNIPDTVGYNVPQQFGELIRTLIERVPNADKAVFSVHCHNDLGLAVANSLAAVLNGARQVECTINGLGERAGNAALEEVVMAVRTRQDVFPCDTGLDTSQIVPCSRLVSGITGFPVQPNKAIVGANAFAHESGIHQDGVLKSRETYEIMRAEDVGWTANRIVLGKHSGRNAFRTRLRELGIEFDSEEALNEAFARFKELADKKHEIYDEDLQALVTEAALEAENERYRLLALRVCSETGETPTAEITLSVDGEERHARESGSGPVDAAFRAIEAVAHSGTELQLYSVNNITSGTDAQGEVTVRLEKAGRIVNGQGADTDIVIASAKAYINALNKIVIPEREHPQLGDV; encoded by the coding sequence ATGAACCAGGACAAGCTGATCATCTTCGATACCACCCTGCGCGACGGCGAGCAGAGCCCCGGCGCGTCCATGACCCGTGACGAGAAGGTCCGCATCGCCAAGGCGCTGGAACGCATGCGCGTGGACGTGATCGAGGCGGGTTTCCCCATCGCCAGTCCCGGCGACTTCGAGGCGGTGCAGGCGGTGGCCCAGGCCGTGCGCGAGAGCACCGTCTGCGGCCTGGCACGCGCCCTGGACCGCGACATCGACCGCGCCGGCGAGGCCCTCAAGGACGCGGCCAGCGCCCGCATCCACACCTTCATCGCCACCTCGCCCATCCACATGAAGATGAAGCTGCGCATGTCGCCCGACCAGGTGGTCGAGCAGGCCGTGCATGCCGTGAAGCGGGCGCGCCAGTACACCGACAATGTCGAGTTCTCGCCCGAGGATGCGGGCCGGTCCGAGATCGACTTCCTGTGCCGGGTGATCGAGGCGGTGATCGATGCCGGCGCGCGCACCGTGAACATTCCGGACACGGTGGGCTACAACGTGCCGCAGCAGTTCGGCGAGCTGATCCGTACCCTGATCGAGCGGGTGCCCAACGCCGACAAGGCGGTTTTTTCCGTGCACTGCCACAACGACCTCGGACTGGCGGTGGCCAATTCGCTGGCGGCGGTGCTCAACGGTGCGCGCCAGGTGGAGTGCACCATCAACGGCCTCGGCGAGCGTGCCGGCAACGCGGCCCTGGAAGAGGTGGTCATGGCCGTGCGCACGCGCCAGGACGTGTTCCCCTGCGATACCGGTCTGGATACCAGCCAGATCGTGCCCTGTTCGCGCCTGGTGTCCGGCATCACCGGCTTTCCGGTGCAGCCCAACAAGGCCATCGTCGGCGCCAATGCCTTTGCGCACGAGTCCGGCATCCACCAGGACGGCGTGCTCAAGAGCCGCGAGACCTACGAAATCATGCGCGCCGAGGATGTGGGCTGGACCGCCAACCGCATCGTGCTGGGCAAGCATTCCGGTCGCAATGCCTTCCGCACCCGGCTCAGGGAGCTGGGCATCGAGTTCGACTCGGAAGAGGCGCTGAACGAGGCCTTCGCCCGGTTCAAGGAGCTGGCCGACAAGAAGCACGAGATCTACGACGAGGACCTGCAGGCGCTGGTCACCGAGGCCGCGCTGGAGGCCGAGAACGAGCGTTACCGGCTGCTGGCGCTGCGGGTCTGCTCGGAGACGGGCGAGACGCCAACAGCCGAGATCACGCTGTCCGTGGACGGCGAGGAGCGGCATGCGCGCGAATCGGGCAGCGGACCGGTCGACGCCGCCTTTCGCGCCATCGAGGCCGTGGCCCACAGCGGCACCGAGCTGCAACTCTACTCGGTGAACAACATCACCAGCGGCACCGATGCCCAGGGCGAGGTCACGGTACGGCTGGAGAAGGCCGGGCGCATCGTCAACGGCCAGGGTGCGGATACGGATATCGTCATCGCTTCGGCCAAGGCCTACATCAACGCCCTGAACAAGATCGTGATCCCGGAGCGCGAGCACCCGCAGCTCGGTGATGTCTGA
- a CDS encoding transglutaminase-like cysteine peptidase, with product MPRFAVIVLLLALLPTGAGAQAAELFGYRELRQSDISPFTQWLSVLERHVTEDVPEADCSERRFNRCHLRQWRAFLDGLRGRPLTEQLQAVNAYANRKPYVLDIDNYGIPDYWAVAREFLYNGGDCEDYAITKLFSLLWLGVAPERMRLVVLQDTNLRIPHAVLAVFTDDGRTLILDNQIQAVVEDRSIVHYVPVYSINQQAWWIHTPRS from the coding sequence ATGCCCCGATTCGCCGTCATTGTCCTGCTGCTCGCCCTGCTGCCCACTGGAGCAGGCGCGCAGGCGGCGGAACTGTTCGGCTACCGGGAGCTGCGCCAGTCCGACATCAGCCCCTTCACCCAGTGGCTCTCCGTGCTGGAGCGCCACGTCACCGAGGATGTGCCGGAGGCGGACTGCTCGGAGCGCCGCTTCAACCGCTGCCACCTGCGGCAGTGGCGTGCTTTCCTGGATGGCTTGCGCGGCCGGCCGCTGACCGAACAGCTTCAGGCGGTCAACGCCTACGCCAACCGCAAGCCCTACGTGCTCGACATCGACAACTACGGCATCCCCGACTACTGGGCGGTGGCGCGCGAATTTCTCTACAACGGCGGGGACTGCGAAGACTACGCCATTACCAAGCTGTTCTCGCTGCTGTGGCTGGGGGTGGCGCCGGAACGCATGCGGCTGGTGGTGCTGCAGGATACCAACCTGCGCATCCCGCACGCCGTGCTGGCGGTATTCACCGACGACGGCCGGACGCTGATCCTCGACAACCAGATCCAGGCGGTGGTGGAGGATCGCAGCATCGTCCACTATGTGCCCGTGTACTCGATCAACCAGCAGGCGTGGTGGATCCACACCCCGCGTTCCTGA
- a CDS encoding tetratricopeptide repeat protein, with product MNASGRGGWLRVAALLAVLVSPLARAADRDANELERLFRDGMTALQEDRLRSAIEAFQTILASDPSLHRARLELAVAYYRALNYAEAQALAQQVLDDPATPPQVRVSILAFLAQVKADAERLAVRHSWRAQLGLGGLYDNNVNVGPSSEIVTEAFRLAPGNTARSDNGLFLQAALSHTFNPGSRHMIGERAAEFLWQTQLSAYHRGYNHESEFDLTVASLGTGPALVVLRHWRAALNLQLDYIELGGSPLARFTSLNPLVTWQFRDGEFTLDGSVGRRDYDDDADSGREGDYRQLGVMLAHYYDNRRVAVQLGARHHDFEADVAGYGSSGPEYYLAGQWRAWPRGQLHARISQRDLDYDGTDPVLTSQSRDDRDRRLLVGFSHQFAGGAFDKWRLNGDLLRTLNASNLDLYDYRRTQINLALIRDF from the coding sequence ATGAACGCATCAGGGAGAGGAGGCTGGCTGCGCGTGGCAGCCCTGCTCGCGGTACTGGTTTCGCCCCTTGCCCGGGCAGCCGACAGGGATGCCAACGAACTGGAACGGCTGTTTCGCGACGGCATGACGGCGCTGCAGGAAGACCGCCTGCGCAGCGCCATCGAGGCCTTCCAGACCATACTGGCCAGCGACCCCAGCCTGCATCGCGCGCGGCTGGAACTGGCCGTGGCCTACTACCGGGCGCTCAACTACGCCGAGGCGCAGGCGCTGGCGCAGCAGGTGCTCGACGACCCCGCCACGCCGCCGCAGGTGCGGGTGTCCATCCTCGCCTTTCTGGCCCAGGTCAAGGCCGATGCCGAGCGGCTGGCAGTGCGCCATAGCTGGCGCGCGCAACTGGGCCTCGGTGGCCTGTACGACAACAACGTCAATGTCGGACCCAGCTCCGAGATCGTCACCGAGGCCTTCCGTCTGGCGCCCGGCAATACCGCGCGCAGCGACAACGGCCTGTTCCTGCAGGCCGCGCTCAGCCACACCTTCAATCCCGGCAGCCGGCACATGATCGGCGAGCGCGCCGCCGAGTTCCTGTGGCAGACCCAGCTCAGCGCCTATCACCGCGGCTACAACCACGAATCCGAGTTCGATCTCACCGTCGCCAGCCTCGGCACCGGCCCCGCGCTGGTGGTGCTGCGCCACTGGCGCGCCGCGCTCAACCTGCAGCTCGACTACATCGAACTGGGCGGCAGCCCGCTGGCGCGCTTCACCTCGCTCAACCCGCTGGTCACCTGGCAGTTCCGCGACGGCGAGTTCACCCTCGACGGCAGCGTCGGCCGCCGCGACTACGACGACGATGCCGACAGCGGGCGCGAGGGCGACTACCGGCAGCTGGGCGTGATGCTGGCGCACTACTACGACAACCGTCGCGTCGCCGTGCAGCTCGGGGCCCGCCATCATGACTTCGAGGCCGACGTGGCCGGCTACGGCAGCAGCGGGCCGGAATACTATCTCGCCGGCCAGTGGCGTGCCTGGCCGCGCGGCCAGCTCCATGCCCGCATCTCGCAGCGGGATCTGGACTACGACGGCACCGATCCCGTGCTCACGAGCCAGTCCCGCGACGACCGCGACCGCCGCCTGCTGGTCGGTTTCAGTCACCAGTTCGCGGGTGGTGCCTTCGACAAGTGGCGCCTCAACGGCGACCTGCTGCGCACCCTGAATGCCTCGAACCTGGACCTGTACGACTATCGCCGCACCCAGATCAACTTGGCGCTGATCCGGGATTTCTGA
- a CDS encoding phosphatidylserine decarboxylase, producing MAGSRYPLIAREGWLAVALLVGVALLAGNLAGWAWSLPFWLSVVLLLFLFRDPDREIPPTPLGVVSPADGHVSRVESRRDPFLKRDSILVSVDMNHFGVYTTRSPVEGKIMDTLTADEIEEGGVRHGVWLRTDEGDDLVVVMYPGPLHNTPHCYVQCGQRVGQGQRCGFVHLGSRVDVYLPANSKVKVSVGDRVVGGADLIALLVHK from the coding sequence GTGGCCGGGTCACGTTATCCGCTGATTGCGCGTGAAGGCTGGCTGGCGGTCGCGCTGCTGGTGGGCGTGGCGCTGCTGGCCGGCAATCTGGCCGGTTGGGCCTGGTCGCTGCCCTTCTGGCTGTCTGTCGTCCTGCTGCTGTTCCTGTTCCGCGATCCCGATCGCGAAATTCCGCCCACGCCGCTGGGCGTGGTCAGTCCCGCCGATGGCCATGTCTCCCGGGTCGAGAGTCGACGTGATCCTTTCCTCAAGCGCGACAGCATCCTGGTTTCGGTGGACATGAACCACTTCGGCGTCTATACCACCCGCAGCCCGGTCGAAGGCAAGATCATGGACACGCTCACGGCCGACGAGATCGAGGAAGGCGGTGTGCGCCACGGTGTCTGGCTGCGGACCGACGAGGGCGACGATCTGGTCGTGGTCATGTATCCGGGGCCGCTGCACAACACACCCCACTGCTACGTCCAGTGCGGGCAGCGGGTGGGCCAGGGTCAGCGCTGCGGCTTCGTGCACCTGGGTTCCCGCGTGGACGTGTACCTGCCCGCCAACAGCAAGGTGAAGGTGTCGGTAGGTGACCGCGTGGTCGGTGGCGCGGATCTGATCGCCCTGCTGGTGCACAAGTAG
- the ilvC gene encoding ketol-acid reductoisomerase, with translation MNIYYDKDCDLSLIKARKVTIIGYGSQGHAHALNLKDSGVDVTVGLREGSSSVAKAEAEGLTVKGIAESVEGADLIMVLAPDENQKELYYGTIEPRLKQGAVLAFAHGFAIHYNQIVPRADLDVIMIAPKAPGHTVRSEFVKGGGIPDLIAVFQDASGKAKDIALSYASAIGGGRTGIIETTFKDETETDLFGEQAVLCGGCVELVKAGFETLVEAGYAPEMAYFECLHELKLIVDLMYEGGIANMNYSISNNAEYGEYVTGPKVINEESRKAMREALKNIQTGEYAKRFILEGQTGYPEMTAHRRLNAAHPIEQVGERLRSMMPWIQKIVDKSRN, from the coding sequence CTGAACATCTACTACGACAAGGACTGTGACCTCTCCCTGATCAAGGCGCGCAAGGTCACCATCATCGGCTACGGCTCGCAGGGGCATGCCCATGCGCTGAACCTCAAGGATTCCGGCGTCGATGTCACCGTCGGCCTGCGCGAGGGTTCGTCCTCGGTGGCCAAGGCCGAAGCCGAGGGCCTGACCGTGAAGGGTATCGCCGAGTCGGTGGAGGGCGCCGATCTGATCATGGTTCTGGCGCCGGACGAGAACCAGAAGGAACTCTACTATGGCACCATCGAGCCCCGGCTCAAGCAGGGCGCGGTGCTGGCCTTTGCCCACGGCTTCGCCATTCACTACAACCAGATCGTCCCGCGTGCCGATCTGGACGTGATCATGATTGCGCCCAAGGCGCCCGGCCACACGGTGCGCAGCGAGTTCGTCAAGGGTGGTGGCATCCCGGACCTGATTGCCGTGTTCCAGGATGCCTCTGGCAAGGCGAAGGACATCGCGTTGTCCTATGCCTCGGCCATCGGCGGCGGTCGCACCGGCATCATCGAGACGACCTTCAAGGACGAGACCGAGACCGACCTGTTCGGCGAGCAGGCCGTGCTCTGCGGTGGTTGCGTGGAACTGGTCAAGGCGGGTTTCGAAACCCTGGTTGAGGCAGGCTATGCGCCCGAGATGGCCTACTTCGAGTGCCTGCACGAACTGAAGCTGATTGTGGACCTGATGTACGAGGGCGGCATCGCCAACATGAACTACTCCATCTCCAACAATGCGGAGTATGGCGAGTACGTCACGGGCCCGAAAGTCATCAACGAGGAAAGCCGCAAGGCGATGCGGGAGGCACTGAAGAACATCCAGACCGGAGAGTATGCCAAGCGCTTCATCCTGGAAGGGCAGACGGGTTATCCGGAGATGACCGCGCATCGTCGCCTGAACGCCGCGCATCCCATCGAGCAGGTCGGCGAGCGGCTGCGCAGCATGATGCCCTGGATCCAGAAGATCGTCGACAAGAGCCGCAACTGA
- the pssA gene encoding CDP-diacylglycerol--serine O-phosphatidyltransferase, with product MENGGSGHRQRKRPRGIYLLPNLFTTAGLFAGFYAIVAATSDRFEAAAVAIFVAMIMDGIDGRVARLTNTQSEFGVQYDSLSDMVCFGLAPALVVYEWALRDLSAYGWFWAKVGWLGAFIYAAGAALRLARFNAQVGVADKRYFQGLPSPSAAAVVAGFVWLGTDAGFLGRELVWPALALTLLSGLLMVSNFRYYSFKEVDFKNRVPFVVLLMVVLLLVFVALDPATFLFAGFFCYLVSGPALTLWHLRERRQRRNPEA from the coding sequence ATGGAGAACGGCGGCAGTGGGCATCGGCAACGGAAGCGGCCGCGCGGCATCTACCTGTTGCCCAATCTCTTTACCACGGCCGGCCTGTTTGCCGGCTTCTACGCCATCGTTGCCGCCACCAGCGACCGTTTCGAGGCCGCCGCCGTGGCCATATTCGTGGCCATGATCATGGATGGCATCGATGGTCGGGTGGCACGCCTCACCAATACCCAGAGCGAGTTCGGCGTCCAGTACGACAGCCTGTCGGACATGGTCTGCTTCGGGCTGGCCCCGGCGCTGGTGGTCTATGAATGGGCGTTGCGCGACCTTTCGGCCTATGGCTGGTTCTGGGCCAAGGTCGGCTGGCTGGGGGCCTTCATCTATGCCGCCGGCGCGGCGCTGAGGCTGGCGCGTTTCAATGCCCAGGTGGGTGTGGCGGACAAGCGCTATTTCCAGGGGCTGCCCAGTCCATCGGCGGCGGCTGTCGTGGCCGGCTTCGTCTGGCTGGGGACCGATGCGGGTTTTCTCGGCCGCGAGCTGGTGTGGCCGGCACTGGCGTTGACTCTGCTTTCCGGCCTGTTGATGGTCAGCAACTTCCGCTACTACAGTTTCAAGGAAGTCGATTTCAAGAACCGGGTACCTTTCGTGGTGCTGCTGATGGTGGTGCTGCTCCTGGTGTTTGTCGCGCTGGATCCGGCCACTTTCCTGTTTGCCGGGTTCTTCTGTTACCTGGTGTCCGGGCCCGCGCTCACCCTATGGCATCTGCGCGAGCGTCGTCAGCGGCGCAATCCGGAGGCGTGA
- a CDS encoding peptide chain release factor 3: MSNIAAEAARRRTFAIISHPDAGKTTLTEKLLLFGGAIQLAGTVKGRKAARHATSDWMALEKQRGISVTSSVMQFPYRARMVNLLDTPGHEDFSEDTYRTLTAVDSALMVIDVAKGVEERTIKLMEVCRLRTTPIFTFINKLDREGKAPIELLDEVESVLDIECAPVTWPIGMGKRFRGVYHLIDDSIHLYTPGKGSERQDVTLIKGLDNPLAEEVLGDQSAELRDEVALVRGASHAFDPEAYLRAEQTPVFFGSAINNFGVQELLDYFVEYAPAPLPRETESREVWPEEEAFSGFVFKIQANMDPQHRDRIAFLRVCSGSYRKGMKLRHVRIGRDVTVANAVTFLASDRDHIEAAFPGDIIGLHNHGTIRIGDAFTQGEDLKFAGIPSFAPELFRRAILRDPLKMKALQKGLDQLCEEGATQLFRPLRNNDLILGAVGVLQFDVVAQRLRDEYKVECSFEPVQVATARWIECDDPRALERFREKAHDHLALDQGGDLVYIAPTRVNLQLAEEKWPDIRFLATREH; the protein is encoded by the coding sequence ATGTCGAACATCGCCGCGGAGGCCGCGCGCCGCCGCACCTTTGCCATCATCTCCCACCCGGACGCCGGCAAGACCACGCTGACCGAGAAGCTGCTGCTGTTTGGCGGCGCCATCCAGCTCGCCGGCACCGTCAAGGGCCGCAAGGCCGCGCGCCACGCCACCTCCGACTGGATGGCGCTGGAAAAGCAGCGCGGCATCTCGGTGACCTCCTCGGTGATGCAGTTCCCCTACCGGGCGCGCATGGTCAACCTGCTCGACACCCCCGGTCACGAGGACTTTTCCGAGGACACCTACCGCACCCTGACGGCGGTGGATTCGGCGCTCATGGTCATCGACGTGGCCAAGGGCGTCGAGGAGCGCACCATCAAGCTGATGGAGGTGTGCCGGCTGCGCACCACGCCCATCTTCACCTTCATCAACAAGCTGGACCGCGAGGGCAAGGCGCCGATCGAACTGCTCGACGAGGTCGAATCGGTGCTGGACATCGAATGCGCACCCGTGACCTGGCCCATCGGCATGGGCAAGCGCTTCAGGGGTGTATATCACCTCATCGACGACAGCATCCACCTGTACACGCCCGGCAAGGGCAGCGAGCGCCAGGATGTGACCCTCATCAAGGGGCTGGACAATCCCCTGGCCGAAGAGGTGCTGGGTGACCAGTCTGCCGAACTGCGCGACGAGGTGGCGCTGGTGCGTGGGGCCAGCCACGCCTTCGACCCGGAGGCCTACCTGCGTGCCGAGCAGACGCCGGTGTTCTTCGGTTCGGCGATCAACAACTTCGGCGTGCAGGAACTGCTCGACTATTTCGTCGAGTACGCGCCCGCGCCGCTGCCGCGCGAAACCGAGTCGCGCGAGGTGTGGCCGGAAGAGGAAGCCTTCAGCGGCTTCGTGTTCAAGATCCAGGCGAACATGGACCCGCAGCACCGTGACCGCATCGCCTTCCTGCGCGTCTGCTCCGGCAGCTACCGCAAGGGCATGAAGCTGCGCCATGTCCGCATCGGCCGCGATGTCACCGTGGCCAACGCCGTGACCTTCCTCGCCTCCGACCGCGATCATATCGAGGCAGCCTTTCCCGGCGATATCATCGGCCTGCACAATCACGGCACCATCCGCATCGGCGATGCCTTCACCCAGGGCGAGGACCTCAAGTTTGCCGGCATTCCGAGCTTTGCCCCGGAGCTGTTCCGGCGTGCCATCCTGCGCGACCCGCTGAAGATGAAGGCCCTGCAGAAGGGCCTCGACCAGCTCTGCGAGGAGGGCGCCACCCAGTTGTTCCGGCCGCTGCGCAACAACGATCTCATCCTGGGCGCGGTCGGCGTGCTGCAGTTCGACGTGGTCGCCCAGCGGCTAAGGGACGAGTACAAGGTGGAATGCAGCTTCGAGCCGGTGCAGGTCGCCACCGCACGCTGGATCGAGTGCGACGATCCGCGCGCGCTGGAACGCTTCCGCGAGAAGGCCCACGACCACCTGGCCCTGGACCAGGGCGGGGATCTGGTCTACATCGCGCCCACCCGCGTCAACCTGCAACTGGCCGAGGAGAAGTGGCCGGACATCCGCTTCCTCGCCACCCGAGAGCACTGA
- a CDS encoding uracil-DNA glycosylase, translating to MTDPLRQAYLDALGVQVWVRRGKGAQSAPAAEAAVPAAAAAARPAAERPTQAVAEPAVATAPVIPADWDGLAAAVAGCTACPLHQSRTQTVFGVGNRNADWLVIGEAPGAEEDRRGEPFVGRAGQLLDAMLRAVGLDRNQAYIANILKCRPPNNRDPRPDEVEACAGFLNRQIELIRPRLILAVGRIAAQNLLHSDAPIGRLRGRVHRLEPEGIPVVVTYHPAYLLRSPGEKRKAWADLLLARSLVAEAAP from the coding sequence ATGACGGACCCGCTGCGACAGGCCTATCTCGACGCCCTGGGCGTGCAGGTCTGGGTGCGCCGGGGGAAGGGGGCGCAGTCGGCCCCCGCAGCGGAAGCGGCCGTGCCGGCGGCAGCGGCCGCGGCTCGGCCGGCGGCTGAGCGGCCCACGCAGGCGGTCGCCGAGCCCGCAGTGGCCACCGCCCCGGTGATACCGGCCGACTGGGACGGCCTGGCCGCGGCCGTGGCCGGCTGCACCGCCTGTCCGCTGCATCAGAGCCGCACGCAGACGGTATTCGGCGTCGGCAACCGCAACGCCGACTGGCTGGTGATCGGCGAGGCGCCCGGGGCCGAGGAGGACCGGCGCGGCGAGCCCTTCGTCGGCCGGGCCGGGCAACTGCTGGACGCCATGCTGCGCGCCGTGGGGCTGGACCGCAACCAGGCCTATATCGCCAACATCCTCAAGTGTCGCCCGCCGAACAATCGTGATCCGCGGCCGGACGAGGTCGAGGCCTGTGCCGGCTTCCTCAACCGCCAGATCGAGCTCATCCGGCCGCGACTGATCCTGGCGGTGGGCCGGATCGCCGCCCAGAACCTGCTGCACAGCGACGCCCCCATCGGCCGCCTGCGGGGTCGCGTCCACCGGCTGGAACCGGAAGGCATCCCGGTGGTGGTGACCTATCACCCGGCCTACCTGCTGCGCAGCCCCGGCGAGAAGCGCAAGGCCTGGGCCGACCTGTTGCTGGCCCGCTCCCTGGTTGCGGAGGCCGCGCCATGA
- the rimI gene encoding ribosomal protein S18-alanine N-acetyltransferase, with product MSAVLRQPGGRFRRMGLGDVHEVMDIERRAYPFPWTEGILRDCLRVGYDCWVFEREHIIEAYAVMSIAVGEAHLLNLCVRPESQGKGLGRRLLLFLMDVARRQDADSLFLEVRPSNEAALALYRGLGFNEIGERRNYYPAERGRENALVLARSLDNVRRPHGKRRI from the coding sequence ATGAGTGCCGTGCTGCGCCAGCCTGGCGGCCGCTTCCGGCGCATGGGCCTGGGCGATGTCCATGAGGTGATGGACATCGAACGCCGTGCCTATCCTTTCCCATGGACCGAGGGTATCCTGCGCGACTGCCTTCGGGTCGGCTACGACTGTTGGGTGTTCGAACGCGAACACATCATCGAGGCCTATGCCGTCATGAGTATTGCCGTGGGCGAGGCCCATCTGCTCAACCTCTGCGTGCGGCCCGAGTCCCAGGGCAAGGGCCTGGGGCGCCGGTTGCTGCTGTTCCTCATGGACGTCGCCCGCCGGCAGGACGCCGACAGCCTGTTCCTCGAGGTGCGGCCATCCAACGAGGCCGCACTGGCCCTGTATCGCGGACTCGGCTTCAACGAAATCGGCGAGCGCCGCAACTACTATCCCGCCGAACGCGGGCGCGAGAACGCGCTGGTGCTTGCGCGCAGTCTGGACAACGTTCGGCGGCCGCACGGCAAGCGCCGGATTTGA